A stretch of Arachis hypogaea cultivar Tifrunner chromosome 15, arahy.Tifrunner.gnm2.J5K5, whole genome shotgun sequence DNA encodes these proteins:
- the LOC112748897 gene encoding TATA box-binding protein-associated factor RNA polymerase I subunit B, which translates to MADIDPHTLTCHACGNVGLVDGDDGFFYCNRCGSRSEDVVDTAVDDNDLYKSGGASAGIYLASQQRHRTSTVGIKAEPISQYDSQSVLLRNLGLDDDDNQTPGRSNAVEVKREEENYAPLFGDIHSVPEDFADVAGANVLSFEDYQNEVRMRYVLGLQIMVQLQCEALVKEFKVTPLICGLMPPIWLRFVFGTGVFNDDWADQVIHDSEMQHEEEEPEDRKTRAKYRDEPYNLYGQRAVMIWFRALKKRIPPSCTLAVSFLACHVAREPVLPSDLIKGTLEGKIPYISAFVEIEKRLGRPSSACPISSSVMFKPQRVLTVLKLETFAASIAQFIGLELPPVNFFGIARRYLQRLSLPSEKILPHVSRIYEWAMPPDLWLSLSERHFKLPIHVCVMSILVVAIRMLFNINGSGEWEKSLSNKGNTKDNGEKGTSFSSRDRPNSSEEDSDKDKMKQQENELDTSGLLQHLQAIYNDLADIQEYSKDLSTYLKHCRDVVFAGSEASYGNYEEEKMIEYLWNFYMNEKDTKPSVHGEQSNSSLNQTRSRDNASVGRTSERERTSKEHSNQPSLNDATSLGNHLPENVDKDDGDNDKDDDSSKSFRGSDESDSNAHSSEKPHVKEAIARMKLDMEENRFYYIPPIVKKKRRHDYLHYVRKIDEGALEYVAHADYYILLRACARVAQVDVRIMHIGVLKLERRLAWLEEQINECLQLKPEKISCKFCSDASPENESDDVPGLSDLDI; encoded by the exons ATGGCTGATATTGATCCCCACACCTTGACCTGCCACGCCTGCGGAAATGTCGGCCTCGTCGACGGCGATGACGGATTTTTCTACTGCAACCGCTGCGGTTCCCGCTCCGAGGATGTTGTCGACACCGCCGTCGACGACAACGATCTCTACAAAAGCGGCGGCGCCTCCGCCGGCATATACCTCGCCAGCCAGCAGCGCCATCGAACTTCAACCGTCGGAATCAAAGCGGAGCCAATCTCCCAGTACGACTCACAATCGGTTCTCCTCCGCAACCTCGGGTTGGACGACGACGACAACCAAACCCCTGGCCGGAGCAACGCCGTCGAGGTGAAGAGAGAGGAGGAGAATTACGCTCCGCTTTTCGGCGATATTCACTCTGTTCCTGAAGATTTTGCTGACGTGGctggcgccaatgttctgagctTTGAGGATTACCAGAATGAAGTTAGGATGAGGTACGTGTTAGGGTTGCAGATTATGGTTCAGCTTCAGTGTGAGGCGTTGGTTAAGGAGTTCAAGGTTACGCCTTTGATTTGCGGATTGATGCCGCCCATTTGGTTGAGGTTCGTGTTCGGAACTGGTGTCTTCAATGATGATTGGGCTGATCAAGTTATCCATGACTCTGAGATGCAGCATGAAGAAG AAGAACCCGAAGATCGTAAGACACGGGCTAAATACAGAGATGAACCCTACAATTTATATGGTCAGCGTGCCGTGATGATATGGTTCAGGGCCTTAAAGAAAAGGATTCCACCATCCTGTACTCTTGCTGTTTCTTTTCTGGCATGTCATGTTGCAAGGGAACCTGTCCTTCCATCTGATTTAATCAAGGGGACACTGGAAGGGAAGATTCCGTATATTTCTGCATTTGTTGAAATTGAAAAGCGTCTTGGACGGCCATCAAGTGCATGCCCTATTAGTTCAAGTGTGATGTTCAAGCCTCAGCGAGTTCTTACGGTGCTGAAACTAGAAACATTTGCTGCATCAATTGCTCAGTTCATAGGCTTGGAGCTACCTCCTGTGAATTTCTTTGGAATAGCACGTAGATATCTTCAGAGATTATCTCTTCCTTCTGAAAAGATTCTTCCTCATGTAAGCCGCATATATGAATGGGCCATGCCTCCAGATTTGTGGTTATCCTTATCCGAAAGACATTTTAAGCTACCTATTCATGTTTGTGTGATGTCAATTCTGGTTGTAGCAATAAGAATGTTGTTTAACATAAATGGTTCGGGAGAATGGGAGAAAAGTTTGTCCAACAAAGGTAATACCAAAGACAATGGTGAGAAGGGTACATCTTTTTCCTCCCGTGATAGACCTAATTCTAGTGAAGAAGATTCGGATAAAGACAAAATGAAACAACAGGAAAATGAATTAGACACTTCAGGACTTCTCCAACACCTTCAAGCAATATATAATGATCTTGCAGATATCCAAG AGTATTCAAAAGACCTGTCAACATATCTCAAACACTGTAGGGATGTTGTCTTTGCTGGGTCAGAGGCGTCATATGGGAATTACGAAGAAGAAAAGATGATAGAGTACCTATGGAACTTTTATATGAATGAAAAG GATACTAAGCCTTCAGTACATGGAGAACAATCTAACAGTTCTCTTAATCAAACAAGGTCGAGGGATAATGCATCGGTTGGTAGGACATCTGAGAGGGAGAGGACAAGTAAAGAACATTCTAATCAGCCATCTCTTAATGATGCCACCAGCCTTGGAAATCATTTGCCTGAAAATGTGGATAAAGATGATGGGGACAATGACAAGGACGATGATTCCTCAAAGAGTTTTAGAGGCAGTGATGAATCAGATTCCAATGCGCACAGTTCAGAAAAACCTCATGTCAAGGAAGCCATTGCACGGATGAAGTtagacatggaggagaatagGTTCTACTATATACCACCTATTGTCAAGAAGAAAAGACGACACGATTATCTTCACTATGTGAGGAAGATAGATGAAGGTGCCTTGGAGTATGTTGCTCATGCTGATTACTACATCCTGCTTCGGGCTTGCGCTAGGGTCGCACAAGTTGACGTTCGGATTATGCATATTGGTGTGTTGAAGCTCGAAAGAAGACTTGCTTGGTTAGAGGAACAGATCAACGAATGCTTGCAGTTGAAACCAGAGAAAATTTCTTGCAAGTTCTGCAGTGATGCGTCCCCTGAAAATGAATCTGATGATGTACCTGGGCTGTCAGATTTGGatatttga
- the LOC112748895 gene encoding multiple organellar RNA editing factor 3, mitochondrial, whose protein sequence is MAYWNARRILASTLSRALSSSSSAPATVSRSRSRLPFALCAAKQTLPVPDCARLHRVRTKSSGSGYSPLNDPSPNWSNRPPKETILLDGCDYEHWLIVMEFPENPKPSEQQMVDAYVKTLAQVLGSEEEAKKKIYSVSTTTYTGFGALISEELSYKVKELPGVLWVLPDSYLDVPNKDYGGDLFVDGKVIPRPQYRYSERQPTRSRPRPRHDRRRETMQVERRDPVQRQDWNQSQGVPMQQSTPMNSQNSPSGGPKC, encoded by the exons ATGGCGTACTGGAACGCCCGGCGCATCCTAGCATCTACGCTCTCACGAGCTCTCTCTTCGTCTTCCTCTGCACCTGCAACCGTTTCTCGATCTCGTTCTCGCTTGCCTTTTGCTCTGTGTGCCGCCAAACAAACACTACCGGTTCCTGATTGTGCGAGGCTCCACCGGGTTCGGACCAAGTCGTCGGGTTCGGGTTACTCGCCGCTGAACGATCCCTCTCCCAATTGGAGCAACCGTCCGCCCAAGGAGACTATTCTTCTCGATGGCTGCGACTACGAGCACTGGCTCATCGTCATGGAGTTCCCCGAGAATCCCAAACCCTCCGAACAACAAATGGTTGATGCCTATGTCAAAACACTAGCTCAAGTTCTTGGAAG TGAGGAAGAGGCTAAGAAGAAGATATACTCTGTTTCCACTACTACATATACTGGTTTTGGCGCCCTCATTTCCGAAGAGCTTTCTTACAAAGTTAAAG AGTTACCTGGAGTTCTTTGGGTGCTGCCGGATTCATATCTTGATGTTCCCAACAAGGACTATGGGG GTGACTTATTTGTTGATGGGAAAGTGATTCCAAGGCCGCAGTATAGATATTCTGAGAGGCAACCAACTAGGAGTAGACCTCGGCCACGGCATGACAGGCGTCGTGAAACAATGCAGGTTGAAAGGAGAGACCCTGTTCAAAGACAGGACTGGAACCAAAGTCAGGGAGTACCTATGCAGCAATCGACTCCAATGAACAGTCAAAACTCTCCTTCTGGTGGACCAAAATGTTAA